One Campylobacter sp. RM16192 genomic region harbors:
- a CDS encoding calcium-binding protein — MIVKTNGVDLNISVKSNTKGFLSNQIIIKNFYSFSNRIEGIKFSDNTTLNVSDLISMMGSDSDDDIYTTEISQTIDAEDGNDKVFANSGNDTIKGGKGNDTLHGGSGNDIYI; from the coding sequence TTGATAGTAAAGACAAACGGGGTTGATCTAAATATATCTGTCAAATCAAACACAAAAGGATTTTTGAGTAATCAAATCATAATTAAGAATTTCTATAGTTTTAGCAATAGGATAGAGGGAATCAAATTTAGCGATAATACTACTCTTAACGTAAGCGATCTGATTTCTATGATGGGTAGCGATAGTGATGACGATATATACACTACTGAAATAAGCCAAACTATAGATGCTGAAGACGGAAACGATAAAGTATTCGCAAATAGCGGAAATGACACCATAAAAGGTGGTAAAGGAAATGATACTCTGCATGGAGGATCGGGTAATGATATCTATATATAA
- a CDS encoding calcium-binding protein, with protein sequence MISIYNKGDGVDVIEDSSGKDSLELKGIDKDEVKFMKENSSLKVFMDDKNHITITGWFNEQNQIESIKFDDQTELKPGDIINSLVSNGDDTIVGTNEEDTLDGKEGNDTITGLNKNDTFIGGSGNDKLYGNSGNDTLIGGTGSDYLEGGGDNDTYIYNKGDGSDKINDTSGNDKIKFSDILKDDISFRKNKLNLIITIKPTNDTIEVLNFFTVNNAIEELEFSDGSKMTNSDIGSLFSYTSGDTDTIYAKSNATLKGEKGNDVYSYKRGNGKVIIDDSFIENNIEINAGEDTFCPTS encoded by the coding sequence ATGATATCTATATATAATAAAGGCGACGGTGTAGATGTAATAGAAGATAGTAGTGGCAAAGACAGCTTAGAACTTAAGGGTATCGATAAAGACGAAGTTAAATTTATGAAAGAAAATAGCTCTTTAAAAGTTTTTATGGATGATAAAAATCATATAACAATTACCGGCTGGTTTAATGAGCAAAATCAAATAGAAAGTATTAAATTTGATGATCAGACCGAACTAAAGCCAGGTGATATTATAAACTCTCTGGTGTCAAACGGAGATGACACTATAGTGGGAACAAACGAAGAAGACACATTGGATGGAAAAGAGGGAAATGATACCATAACCGGTCTTAATAAAAATGATACGTTCATAGGCGGAAGTGGCAATGATAAACTTTATGGAAATTCAGGCAATGATACGTTAATTGGAGGAACCGGTAGCGACTATCTAGAAGGCGGAGGTGATAATGATACGTATATTTATAACAAAGGAGATGGAAGCGATAAGATAAATGATACAAGCGGAAACGATAAGATCAAATTTAGCGATATCTTAAAAGATGATATATCGTTTAGAAAAAATAAATTAAATTTAATTATAACTATAAAACCTACGAATGACACTATTGAGGTTTTAAATTTCTTTACTGTAAATAACGCAATAGAAGAGCTGGAATTTAGTGACGGCTCAAAAATGACTAATTCTGATATAGGGAGCTTGTTCTCTTATACTTCAGGGGATACAGATACTATATACGCTAAGTCCAACGCTACTTTAAAAGGCGAAAAGGGAAATGATGTATACTCATACAAAAGAGGAAACGGAAAAGTAATAATAGATGATAGTTTTATAGAAAATAATATTGAAATAAATGCCGGCGAGGATACTTTTTGTCCGACAAGCTAG
- a CDS encoding alpha/beta fold hydrolase, whose product MTTFVLVHGAWHGGWCWKEVKRLLEEKGYRVYTPTMTGLGEREHLISKTITIDTLIKDIANVIKYEDLDSVILVGHSFGGAVISGVAELAKDKIKQLIYLDAAILEDNESMFDCTPAEGVKQKRELAEKSSNGLSFPLPTAANLGITDKSQWEFVEKHLTPHPLSTYDTKIKLSSKPGAGFNCSYIICTNPIYHPLDWAKERAKKYGWNIAEINTGHDAMIADAVNLVKLLVDLDKQVV is encoded by the coding sequence ATGACTACATTTGTTCTTGTGCATGGAGCATGGCATGGAGGTTGGTGCTGGAAAGAGGTAAAAAGACTTCTCGAGGAAAAAGGCTATAGAGTATATACACCTACTATGACAGGACTTGGCGAAAGAGAACATCTAATATCCAAAACAATAACCATAGATACATTGATCAAGGATATTGCCAATGTTATCAAATACGAAGATCTTGATAGTGTAATTTTAGTAGGGCATAGTTTTGGAGGTGCCGTTATCTCAGGCGTGGCAGAACTAGCAAAAGACAAAATAAAACAATTAATCTATCTAGATGCCGCCATATTAGAGGATAACGAGTCAATGTTTGACTGCACTCCTGCTGAAGGAGTAAAACAAAAAAGAGAGTTAGCCGAGAAAAGTAGCAATGGCTTATCATTTCCGCTTCCTACCGCGGCTAATCTTGGTATAACAGATAAATCACAATGGGAATTTGTAGAAAAACATTTAACGCCACATCCATTGTCAACCTATGATACGAAAATAAAGCTAAGCAGTAAACCAGGAGCCGGATTTAACTGTAGCTATATAATCTGTACCAATCCTATATATCATCCACTAGACTGGGCGAAAGAACGTGCTAAAAAGTATGGTTGGAATATTGCTGAGATTAATACAGGACATGATGCTATGATTGCAGATGCTGTAAATTTAGTAAAGTTGCTTGTTGATTTGGATAAGCAAGTTGTGTAA
- a CDS encoding PepSY-associated TM helix domain-containing protein encodes MLRLFHRYFGLASTWVIFFIFFSGTLAYYKDDITLFMQPEYYKLNYKNSEYVDTSLKYLKKHHPNSDIWRITPPSEFAPYITISWHDDARVREHRRNRKIVKIDPDTSEIIRGRSTYGGGFLSALHYDLWFINRVTAREIIGYITITMLFVLLSGILIHKRILKDFFKFKKKSFWMDSHILASVSGFVIFLMLAISGLYLVERFMLKGIYSEVANQNKASMQQDFNAKAKARNEERKKQRALAKAIAEQNLTINKDYEVSKNLVKQNIKSSDMKPLAMQNFAQNKEINITEQSLSKMREQFGKSMEFMANMMARRAKFIPTANQIKNIVDKHSNENFESIVIQRNVQDTAHVQLNFVPSKPFTDKGLSFEAKIFDAVSGEKIEEVFEREIPRANLVMLFMRIFHIGGFGGELVRFIFFVFGCLGLIMCASGAYLWSQKQHSKVAIYTIKVFNNAFFIGLFTALGVYLLANQLIPYENEIRYEYEVYAFFIAFAFISLIGAVFVKKYGYSLGSVVTSGIFAVVFVISIANGSFTNFEIFKISIACLFICLAFAWLSIRFIKEKA; translated from the coding sequence ATGCTCAGGCTTTTTCATAGGTACTTTGGACTCGCTTCTACTTGGGTGATATTTTTTATATTTTTTAGTGGAACTCTGGCTTATTACAAAGACGATATAACTTTGTTTATGCAGCCTGAATACTATAAGTTAAACTACAAAAACAGTGAATACGTAGATACTTCTCTTAAATATCTTAAAAAGCATCATCCAAATTCCGATATTTGGAGGATAACTCCGCCAAGTGAATTTGCTCCTTATATAACTATATCTTGGCATGATGACGCAAGAGTGAGAGAGCATAGAAGAAACCGAAAAATAGTCAAGATAGATCCGGATACATCCGAGATTATAAGAGGTAGAAGCACTTACGGAGGAGGCTTTCTAAGTGCCCTTCATTATGATTTGTGGTTTATAAATAGAGTAACTGCACGTGAAATAATCGGCTATATAACTATAACTATGCTTTTTGTTTTATTGTCCGGTATTTTGATACATAAGAGAATTTTAAAAGACTTTTTCAAATTTAAGAAAAAATCATTTTGGATGGATTCTCATATTCTAGCTAGTGTCAGTGGATTTGTAATATTTTTAATGCTTGCTATTTCAGGCCTTTATCTTGTGGAGAGGTTTATGCTAAAGGGCATATATTCTGAAGTGGCCAATCAAAATAAGGCAAGTATGCAGCAAGATTTTAATGCTAAGGCTAAGGCTAGAAACGAGGAGCGTAAAAAACAAAGAGCGCTTGCAAAGGCGATTGCGGAGCAAAATCTAACTATTAACAAAGATTATGAAGTATCTAAAAATTTAGTCAAGCAGAATATAAAGTCAAGCGATATGAAGCCTTTGGCAATGCAAAATTTTGCTCAAAATAAAGAAATAAATATCACTGAGCAATCTTTATCAAAAATGAGAGAGCAGTTTGGAAAAAGCATGGAATTTATGGCTAATATGATGGCAAGAAGAGCTAAATTTATTCCTACCGCCAATCAAATTAAAAATATTGTAGATAAACATTCAAATGAAAATTTTGAGAGTATAGTTATCCAAAGAAACGTACAAGATACAGCTCATGTACAGCTAAATTTTGTGCCTAGTAAGCCATTTACAGATAAAGGATTGAGTTTTGAAGCTAAAATTTTTGATGCTGTAAGCGGAGAAAAAATTGAAGAGGTTTTTGAAAGAGAGATTCCTAGAGCCAATTTGGTCATGCTGTTTATGAGAATTTTTCATATAGGCGGTTTTGGCGGAGAGTTGGTTAGATTTATATTTTTTGTATTTGGTTGCCTTGGGCTTATTATGTGCGCTTCGGGGGCTTATTTATGGAGTCAAAAGCAACACTCTAAAGTTGCGATATATACGATAAAAGTATTTAATAATGCGTTTTTTATAGGGTTATTTACTGCTCTTGGTGTTTATTTGCTTGCAAACCAATTGATACCTTATGAAAATGAGATTAGATACGAATATGAAGTTTATGCCTTTTTTATCGCTTTTGCGTTTATTTCATTGATTGGCGCAGTATTTGTCAAAAAATATGGATACTCTTTAGGTTCTGTCGTCACTTCCGGAATTTTTGCTGTTGTTTTTGTGATCTCTATAGCAAATGGTTCTTTTACAAATTTTGAAATTTTTAAGATTTCGATCGCTTGCCTTTTTATTTGTCTTGCGTTTGCATGGCTTAGTATCAGATTTATAAAGGAGAAGGCATGA
- the pepE gene encoding dipeptidase PepE produces the protein MKKALLLSSSGYKDTGYLNHCRPWINEFLTEHGVRDEEILFIPYAGVRRTNDEYELKVQDCLQNKNIKSIHRFSDPKQAVKNAKVISIGGGNTFVLLHYLYKYDLVDAIREKVEAGTPYFGWSAGANVAGGTIMTTNDMPIIMPKLFDALNIFPHQINPHFISGKIAGHNGESREERLEEFLIVNQDSIIYALPEGVGLKISGNSAKILGNDAVLKMRYKKDTESIAVGDSFTF, from the coding sequence ATGAAAAAAGCTTTGCTTTTAAGCAGTTCAGGCTACAAGGATACTGGTTATTTAAACCACTGCAGACCTTGGATTAATGAGTTTTTGACAGAGCATGGAGTTCGAGATGAGGAGATACTCTTTATTCCTTATGCCGGAGTTAGACGTACAAACGATGAATATGAGCTTAAAGTTCAAGATTGCCTTCAAAATAAAAATATAAAATCAATTCATAGATTTAGCGATCCAAAACAAGCCGTGAAAAACGCTAAAGTAATATCAATAGGCGGAGGCAATACTTTTGTTCTGCTTCATTATCTATATAAATATGATTTAGTGGATGCAATAAGAGAGAAGGTTGAGGCTGGAACTCCGTATTTTGGCTGGTCTGCTGGCGCAAACGTAGCAGGAGGCACTATAATGACAACAAACGATATGCCTATTATAATGCCAAAACTTTTTGATGCACTAAATATCTTTCCTCATCAAATCAATCCTCATTTTATAAGTGGAAAAATAGCTGGACACAATGGAGAAAGCAGAGAAGAAAGATTGGAAGAATTTTTAATAGTAAATCAAGATAGTATAATCTATGCTCTACCTGAAGGAGTTGGGTTAAAGATATCTGGTAATAGTGCAAAAATACTAGGAAATGATGCTGTGCTTAAAATGCGCTACAAAAAAGATACAGAAAGTATCGCAGTAGGAGATAGTTTTACATTTTAG
- the dcuC gene encoding C4-dicarboxylate transporter DcuC, protein MATLKLICAVLGLVAVIYLLIKKRETKTVLIGVGLVLCAICLTPLDALAQFTKSMTSANLIKAICASMGFAYVMKVTKCDQHLVTLLTKPMKNIGFLLVPMTFVITYLVNIAIPSAAGCSAAVGATMIPLLMASGVRPAMAGAAVFAGTFGGVLSPGSAHNAFVANMAKVSIPDVIKVQFPNAMAAFIVVLVVLSVTAILFKDYQKGQDFSQKLGDAATAEPTKVNVLFALMPLVPLIILVIGGTDLHKISFLTWTKMGVAEAMLLGAILAVFVTWTSPEKITKEFFKGMGSAYAEVIGIIIAAGVFVAGLKACGAIDAITDVLKHSEQFVRLGGTFIPYLMAVVTGSGDAATMAFNGAITVNAQDLGFEQTKLGMAAAIAGALGRSSSPIAGAAIVCAGLAMVSPIEIAKRTAPAMAIAVAVIAFFML, encoded by the coding sequence ATGGCTACTTTAAAGCTAATATGTGCCGTTTTAGGCTTAGTTGCAGTTATATATCTGCTCATTAAAAAGAGAGAGACCAAAACCGTCCTTATAGGTGTCGGTTTAGTGCTTTGCGCGATTTGTCTTACTCCTCTTGATGCGCTTGCTCAGTTTACGAAGTCAATGACATCGGCAAATCTTATCAAGGCTATTTGTGCGAGTATGGGTTTTGCCTATGTTATGAAGGTTACTAAGTGTGATCAGCACCTTGTTACTCTACTTACAAAACCTATGAAAAATATAGGATTTTTGCTTGTTCCTATGACTTTTGTTATTACATATTTAGTTAATATCGCTATCCCTTCTGCCGCAGGTTGTTCGGCTGCCGTTGGTGCCACTATGATACCTCTTCTTATGGCTTCTGGTGTTCGTCCTGCTATGGCTGGTGCTGCTGTATTTGCAGGAACTTTCGGTGGAGTTTTAAGCCCTGGTTCGGCTCACAATGCTTTTGTTGCCAACATGGCAAAAGTAAGCATACCTGACGTTATTAAGGTTCAATTTCCCAACGCTATGGCGGCATTTATAGTCGTTTTAGTTGTTTTAAGTGTTACCGCTATTTTGTTTAAAGACTATCAAAAAGGTCAAGATTTTTCACAAAAACTTGGAGACGCAGCTACAGCAGAACCTACTAAAGTAAATGTTTTATTTGCTCTTATGCCTTTAGTGCCACTTATCATTCTTGTTATAGGCGGAACAGATTTACATAAAATTTCGTTTTTAACTTGGACTAAGATGGGTGTTGCTGAGGCTATGTTACTTGGTGCAATTTTAGCTGTATTTGTAACATGGACTAGCCCAGAGAAGATTACTAAAGAGTTTTTTAAAGGTATGGGAAGTGCTTATGCTGAAGTTATCGGTATTATTATAGCAGCTGGTGTTTTTGTTGCCGGTCTTAAGGCTTGCGGCGCGATAGATGCGATCACTGACGTGCTAAAACACTCAGAACAGTTTGTAAGACTAGGTGGAACATTTATACCTTACTTAATGGCTGTAGTTACAGGCTCAGGCGATGCCGCTACTATGGCATTTAACGGTGCTATAACAGTAAATGCTCAAGATCTTGGCTTCGAGCAAACTAAACTTGGTATGGCCGCTGCTATCGCAGGCGCTCTTGGTCGTTCATCATCTCCAATTGCTGGTGCTGCTATCGTTTGTGCAGGCCTTGCAATGGTAAGTCCTATTGAGATTGCAAAAAGAACCGCTCCAGCTATGGCTATAGCTGTTGCAGTAATAGCATTCTTTATGCTTTAA
- the pepT gene encoding peptidase T, which yields MDIVERFLQYTKINTTTNREAGAAGIMPSNPVEMELAKLLESELKELGLKDVKRRENSITTAILPSNSSKKLPSVAFFAHLDTSAEQKNDTKAQIVSYKGGDISLNKELNIIMKESEFPELKNYVGDDIIVTDGTSLLGADDKAAIASIMNALQFFVQNPDVEHGDVVACFLPDEEQGLRGAKALNINEINTDFGYCLDCCGIGEFIYENWNAGDAVVTFTGQSAHPMNAKGKLINSLLMAHKFISMLPGGEAPEYTENREGYYWVKELSGNSAKTVLKLDVREFNDKKYSERMQFLQDLTDSCNKIWDAGRVNIKLSDRYKNVYNYLTEGENSLPIVAAKKAYESLGITPKVIPMRGGYDGSVISEKGIPCPNIFTGAHNFHSIYEYLPVKSLHASSNVVKEIIKNLAK from the coding sequence ATGGATATAGTAGAAAGATTTTTGCAATATACAAAAATCAACACAACCACAAATAGAGAAGCTGGTGCTGCTGGTATAATGCCATCAAATCCTGTTGAAATGGAGCTCGCAAAACTTCTTGAAAGCGAGCTAAAAGAGCTTGGACTAAAAGATGTAAAAAGACGCGAAAACAGTATAACAACTGCTATTCTACCTTCAAATTCAAGCAAAAAACTTCCATCTGTAGCATTTTTTGCACACCTTGATACAAGCGCAGAGCAAAAAAACGATACTAAAGCTCAAATAGTAAGCTACAAAGGCGGAGATATAAGTCTTAATAAAGAGCTAAATATCATAATGAAAGAGAGCGAATTTCCAGAGCTTAAAAACTATGTAGGCGATGATATAATAGTAACTGACGGCACTAGCCTACTTGGAGCGGACGACAAGGCGGCAATAGCAAGCATTATGAACGCTTTACAATTTTTTGTACAAAATCCAGATGTCGAGCACGGCGATGTAGTAGCTTGCTTCTTGCCAGACGAAGAGCAAGGTCTTCGCGGAGCAAAAGCACTCAATATAAATGAGATAAATACAGATTTTGGTTACTGTTTAGATTGCTGCGGCATAGGCGAGTTCATATATGAAAACTGGAATGCTGGTGATGCGGTAGTTACCTTTACAGGACAATCCGCCCACCCAATGAACGCAAAAGGCAAACTTATAAATTCACTTCTTATGGCACATAAATTTATCTCTATGCTCCCAGGTGGAGAGGCTCCTGAATATACCGAAAACAGAGAGGGATACTACTGGGTAAAAGAGCTTAGCGGAAATAGTGCAAAAACAGTTTTAAAACTTGACGTAAGAGAATTTAACGATAAAAAATATTCTGAGAGAATGCAATTTTTACAAGATTTAACAGACTCTTGCAATAAAATTTGGGATGCCGGCAGGGTAAATATCAAGCTTTCTGATAGATATAAAAATGTTTACAACTATCTTACAGAAGGCGAAAATAGCCTTCCTATAGTAGCTGCTAAAAAAGCTTATGAAAGCTTAGGTATCACACCAAAAGTCATTCCTATGAGAGGTGGATATGACGGATCAGTAATATCCGAAAAAGGAATTCCTTGCCCAAATATCTTTACAGGTGCACACAACTTCCACTCAATATACGAATACTTGCCAGTTAAATCTCTTCATGCTTCAAGCAATGTCGTTAAAGAGATAATAAAAAATTTAGCAAAATAA
- a CDS encoding cation:dicarboxylate symporter family transporter, with product MKSQKSKFKRIVTSLAFWVVLGIAAGIFVGVTFPDLGVASKPGIDWFIRALKALIGPIIFLTIVSGIIGLESMKDLGSIGLKGFIYFEIVSTIALAVGILFGEVLKPGHDMHLDWTTLDPGSIEKYTYIDKDVGSVWSILKSAVPSDPITPFLHSNTLQVLFMAIVTAITISFLKSDYKKKILKPLEFVQHYVLKLLTILMLFSPVAAFSAMAFLIGKFGIDSLLGMIELLLVMAAASLFFIFVVLGTICYFAKVNIFKFMRFIAKEVLVVFATSSSETALAPLMQKLEKAGIHRGAVGLIIPTGYSFNLDCTNIYLSLSVIFLAQAFGIPLTIEHLIQILVILMVTSKGAVGVTGSGFIVLAGTLAALPSAGIPVVTVAVLLGVDKFMSEMRAVGNLCGNAVGCLIISIWDKKVNMEQFRYALDHPEEFEFHA from the coding sequence ATAAAATCCCAAAAAAGTAAATTTAAAAGAATTGTTACAAGCCTTGCGTTCTGGGTAGTTTTAGGTATAGCTGCTGGTATTTTCGTAGGAGTTACCTTCCCTGATCTTGGTGTGGCTAGCAAACCGGGAATAGACTGGTTTATAAGGGCTTTAAAGGCTCTAATAGGGCCTATTATCTTCCTTACTATAGTATCTGGTATTATTGGTCTTGAAAGCATGAAGGATCTTGGCAGTATAGGACTAAAGGGCTTTATCTACTTTGAAATAGTAAGCACGATAGCTCTTGCTGTTGGAATTTTATTTGGAGAAGTATTAAAACCTGGACATGATATGCATTTGGATTGGACTACACTAGATCCAGGAAGCATAGAAAAATACACATATATAGATAAAGATGTTGGCTCCGTCTGGTCAATACTAAAAAGTGCGGTACCAAGCGATCCTATAACGCCTTTCTTGCATTCAAACACATTGCAAGTGCTTTTTATGGCGATAGTTACTGCGATTACTATTTCCTTTTTAAAGAGCGACTACAAAAAGAAAATTTTAAAACCGCTTGAGTTTGTTCAACATTACGTATTAAAGCTTCTTACTATATTAATGTTATTTAGCCCTGTTGCTGCGTTTTCTGCAATGGCATTTTTGATAGGCAAATTTGGTATAGATTCACTTTTAGGAATGATAGAGCTTCTACTAGTAATGGCAGCAGCTAGCCTATTTTTTATTTTTGTGGTTCTTGGCACTATATGCTATTTTGCCAAAGTAAATATATTTAAATTTATGCGCTTTATAGCAAAAGAAGTTTTAGTGGTATTTGCGACAAGCTCGTCAGAAACGGCTCTGGCACCACTTATGCAAAAACTAGAAAAAGCGGGCATCCATAGAGGTGCAGTGGGGCTTATAATACCTACAGGATATTCTTTTAATCTTGATTGCACCAATATATACTTAAGCCTTAGCGTTATCTTTCTGGCTCAAGCTTTTGGCATACCTCTAACTATCGAGCACCTAATACAAATTTTAGTTATATTGATGGTTACAAGCAAGGGTGCAGTAGGAGTTACCGGATCTGGATTTATAGTTTTAGCAGGCACGCTAGCGGCCCTACCTAGCGCAGGCATACCCGTAGTTACGGTAGCAGTACTGCTAGGAGTAGATAAATTTATGTCAGAAATGAGAGCGGTAGGAAATCTATGTGGTAATGCCGTTGGATGTCTAATCATCTCAATTTGGGACAAGAAAGTAAATATGGAGCAATTTCGCTACGCATTAGATCATCCTGAAGAATTTGAATTTCATGCATAA
- a CDS encoding peptidylprolyl isomerase, producing the protein MRNEELKVYDINKEELAKFKFAIIHTQKGDIKLELFGEEAPQTVTNFATLANDGFYNGLNFHRVIPNFVIQGGCPYGTGTGGPGWRIKCECVGQKSKHKRGSLSMAHAGRDTGGSQFFVCHSAQPHLDGVHTVFGQVVDDESLKTLDSIRAGDKIDSIEIKDNL; encoded by the coding sequence ATGAGAAACGAAGAGTTAAAAGTTTACGATATAAATAAAGAAGAGTTGGCGAAATTTAAATTTGCTATTATACATACGCAAAAGGGCGACATCAAGCTTGAACTATTTGGGGAGGAAGCACCTCAAACAGTTACAAATTTCGCAACTTTAGCCAATGACGGCTTTTATAATGGACTAAATTTTCACCGCGTAATCCCAAATTTTGTTATCCAAGGCGGATGCCCATACGGTACAGGTACGGGCGGTCCGGGCTGGAGAATTAAATGCGAGTGCGTAGGTCAAAAGAGCAAACATAAACGCGGTAGTCTATCTATGGCTCACGCAGGACGCGATACCGGCGGAAGTCAATTTTTCGTATGCCATAGCGCACAGCCTCATCTTGATGGAGTTCATACTGTTTTTGGACAGGTCGTAGATGACGAAAGCCTAAAAACACTTGACTCTATAAGAGCTGGTGATAAAATAGACTCTATCGAGATAAAAGATAATTTATAA
- a CDS encoding YebC/PmpR family DNA-binding transcriptional regulator, with translation MGRAFEYRRAAKEARWDKMSKVFPKLAKAITVAAKEGGSDPDMNPKLRSAIAAAKNENMPKDNIDAAIKRASGKDSADIKTIFYDGKAAHGVQITVECATDNPTRTVANVKAIFSKNGGEILPSGSLSFMFTRKSVFELEKPNLELDEIELELIDFGLTELEEEDGILYIYGDYTSFGTLHDGIEKLGLEAKKSSLQYIANSPINLNEEQMEEIEKLLDKLEDDDDVQAVYTNIE, from the coding sequence ATGGGAAGAGCATTTGAATATAGGCGAGCGGCTAAAGAAGCACGCTGGGACAAGATGAGTAAAGTATTTCCAAAACTTGCAAAAGCAATTACAGTGGCAGCCAAAGAGGGCGGTTCAGATCCTGATATGAATCCAAAGCTTCGCTCTGCGATAGCTGCTGCAAAAAATGAAAACATGCCAAAAGACAATATAGATGCGGCTATAAAACGTGCAAGCGGCAAAGATAGCGCCGATATTAAAACGATTTTTTACGATGGCAAGGCGGCTCACGGAGTGCAAATCACAGTAGAGTGTGCCACAGACAATCCTACAAGAACAGTAGCTAATGTAAAGGCTATTTTTAGTAAAAACGGTGGAGAAATTTTACCAAGCGGAAGCCTTAGCTTCATGTTTACCAGAAAAAGCGTTTTCGAGCTTGAAAAGCCAAATTTGGAGCTTGACGAGATTGAACTTGAATTAATAGACTTTGGACTAACCGAGCTTGAAGAGGAAGATGGAATTTTATATATTTATGGCGACTACACAAGTTTTGGCACACTTCATGACGGCATAGAAAAGCTTGGACTTGAGGCTAAAAAATCAAGTCTTCAATACATTGCAAATTCGCCTATAAATTTAAACGAAGAACAGATGGAAGAGATAGAAAAACTGCTTGATAAGCTAGAAGATGACGATGATGTCCAAGCGGTATATACAAATATTGAATAA
- a CDS encoding GNAT family N-acetyltransferase: MIIRANKKDSKRCIELLNLAMEDIAFCLSGTTNKSESDKILSSFFTQEINRLSYKNIYIYKDSDQIVGAICAYFGGDLKILDEPIINHLRLKDPSANVEAECFDDEFYIDSIAVDEKFRGRGIAKELIKFIFEIANQRGIKKVSLIVDEEKIKTKEFYEKFGFKENCIKIINSHKYYHMIKEL, from the coding sequence ATGATAATAAGAGCTAATAAAAAAGATTCTAAACGTTGCATCGAGTTGCTAAATTTGGCTATGGAAGATATCGCTTTTTGTCTCAGCGGCACTACAAATAAGAGTGAAAGCGATAAAATTTTATCTTCCTTTTTTACCCAAGAGATAAATAGATTAAGCTACAAAAACATATATATCTATAAAGACAGTGATCAGATTGTAGGGGCTATTTGCGCGTATTTTGGCGGAGATTTAAAGATCCTTGATGAACCTATAATAAACCATTTAAGATTAAAAGATCCAAGTGCCAATGTTGAAGCGGAGTGCTTTGACGACGAATTTTATATAGACAGTATAGCTGTCGATGAAAAATTTAGAGGTCGTGGCATAGCCAAAGAACTGATAAAATTTATATTTGAAATAGCGAACCAAAGAGGCATTAAAAAAGTGTCATTGATAGTAGATGAAGAAAAAATAAAAACGAAAGAATTTTATGAAAAATTTGGTTTTAAGGAAAATTGTATCAAAATTATCAATTCTCATAAATATTACCATATGATAAAGGAGTTGTAG
- a CDS encoding heavy-metal-associated domain-containing protein, with translation MAKFRVANINCENCANTIKRSLEDEFGKIDVDLSVEPRVVSLDIEDKDIERFKTELDEIGFKVIEQI, from the coding sequence GTGGCAAAATTCAGAGTCGCAAATATTAATTGTGAAAATTGTGCGAATACTATTAAAAGATCGCTTGAGGATGAGTTTGGCAAAATCGATGTAGATCTAAGCGTAGAGCCTCGTGTAGTAAGCCTAGATATAGAAGATAAGGATATTGAAAGGTTTAAAACTGAGCTTGATGAGATCGGATTTAAAGTAATCGAGCAAATTTAA